The uncultured Hyphomonas sp. genome includes a region encoding these proteins:
- a CDS encoding tyrosine-type recombinase/integrase, whose product MESQKKTGNTAPTSDTGLTRRKTVRINDQFVKALQPPPKGNRVVFDDRLTGFGVRITANSSIAFILNYSLKGRERRMTIGQYPTFTVLAARKEAEQLKGQIARGIDPLERRQADNTAPTVEDMWKRYEAQYLPKLADRSQSDQRAMFTKSILPAIGRKKVEDVTFNDCEALHRKITKDRPTRANRVIEVLRRNFNLAIKWGWLDRNPASGIERNPEPKRERYLSPPEIERLLSALDEHRETTSCDALKFILLTGCRKGEALNATWSQFDSELKIWTKPAATTKQRRLHRVPVSSPTTDLLKHRRHLTVSKFVFDGGNGFALTDIKRTWMSVIKAAGIKDARVHDLRHTFASIAVSQGQSLPVVGALLGHTQPQTTARYAHLFDDSLAQAVETISSQIRNSTL is encoded by the coding sequence ATGGAAAGCCAGAAAAAGACAGGGAATACAGCCCCAACTTCTGACACTGGTCTGACACGGCGAAAAACCGTGCGCATAAACGATCAGTTCGTGAAAGCTCTTCAACCGCCACCGAAGGGCAACCGCGTCGTCTTCGATGATCGCCTGACAGGCTTCGGTGTTCGCATCACGGCCAACAGCAGTATCGCGTTCATTCTGAACTATTCGCTCAAGGGTCGAGAGCGCCGAATGACCATCGGCCAATATCCCACCTTTACCGTCCTTGCTGCTCGCAAAGAGGCGGAACAGCTTAAAGGGCAAATAGCGCGCGGCATCGATCCTTTGGAACGCAGGCAGGCAGACAACACGGCCCCGACTGTGGAGGACATGTGGAAGCGGTATGAGGCCCAGTACCTGCCGAAGCTGGCCGACCGTAGCCAATCAGACCAACGGGCGATGTTCACAAAATCGATCCTACCTGCAATCGGCAGGAAGAAGGTCGAGGATGTCACTTTCAACGATTGCGAAGCGCTGCATCGTAAGATCACCAAGGATCGACCTACCCGAGCTAATCGCGTGATTGAGGTGCTTCGACGGAATTTCAATCTGGCGATTAAGTGGGGATGGTTGGATCGCAACCCAGCCAGCGGTATTGAACGCAACCCCGAGCCAAAACGTGAAAGGTATTTATCACCGCCTGAGATAGAGAGGCTGTTGTCCGCTCTCGATGAACACAGAGAAACAACGTCATGTGACGCATTAAAATTCATTCTTCTAACCGGCTGCCGCAAAGGCGAAGCGCTAAATGCAACATGGAGCCAATTCGACAGTGAGCTGAAGATTTGGACAAAGCCTGCGGCGACTACCAAGCAAAGACGCCTGCACCGAGTTCCAGTTTCATCACCTACTACGGATTTGCTGAAACATCGGAGACACCTCACAGTATCAAAGTTTGTCTTCGATGGAGGTAATGGTTTCGCACTTACCGATATAAAACGCACGTGGATGTCGGTCATAAAAGCTGCGGGCATCAAAGATGCGAGAGTGCACGATCTACGACACACCTTTGCGAGCATAGCTGTTTCGCAAGGCCAATCACTTCCGGTTGTTGGAGCCCTACTTGGTCATACCCAGCCACAAACTACGGCGAGATATGCTCACCTCTTTGATGATTCTCTGGCTCAGGCAGTTGAAACCATTTCAAGCCAAATCAGAAATTCAACTTTGTGA
- a CDS encoding ATP-binding cassette domain-containing protein — protein sequence MLKLWNLLGRPAKVRFGLALLLSALAGASSIALLGLSGWFLTAAAIAGSAGAGYVFNHLHPSAGVRGAAFSRVLTRYGEQLVGHDATLSLSARLRPQLFAASAAAQRGFTSMPAKELSALIDDVDAAEAGFLRVYSPAAAVIAGVAVALGFVFASDWISGLLASGAFLCTGWIFPAMAVRRSHQAAEHHAHQTELAREQTSRLVENAIELDILGALGREAAVTQSMLEQQVQARDMIEAPYRNLGAFTATTGLALALLVLWRAAEVQSGIAMATGAALALMAAFESTGAMLKVFDARARSSVAADRLAARLQPSEASWDPPLESAPELDSLFPLTAEGLMAQAAQNAPIIGPLSLTVEPGALLQLIGPSGSGKTTIAETLMHLHPVSPGMLHYGGTPAETARIASVLAHMAISPQFPAFLPGTLADQMRLAAPEASDGDIWSALRTACADGFVAARPKGLNITFYEGELPFSGGELRRLGLARALLANPEILILDEPFAGLEADLATNLAAQLDAWASEPGRALIVLAHKPVDALFERVTSRQIRITA from the coding sequence ATGCTGAAACTCTGGAACCTCCTCGGACGGCCCGCCAAAGTCCGCTTTGGTCTCGCCCTGCTCCTGTCCGCCCTTGCGGGGGCTTCAAGCATTGCCCTGCTCGGCCTCTCCGGCTGGTTCCTCACCGCTGCGGCCATCGCCGGTTCCGCAGGCGCGGGCTATGTATTCAACCACCTTCATCCCAGCGCAGGTGTACGCGGGGCCGCCTTCTCCAGAGTCCTGACACGGTATGGCGAACAACTCGTCGGCCATGACGCCACCCTCAGCCTCTCTGCGCGCCTGCGGCCTCAGCTGTTTGCGGCCAGCGCCGCAGCGCAACGCGGCTTCACATCCATGCCCGCAAAGGAACTCAGCGCACTGATCGACGATGTCGATGCCGCTGAAGCTGGCTTCCTGCGCGTCTATAGTCCGGCGGCCGCCGTGATCGCCGGCGTGGCCGTTGCGCTGGGCTTTGTCTTTGCAAGCGACTGGATCAGCGGCCTTCTCGCATCCGGCGCGTTTCTTTGCACAGGCTGGATATTCCCGGCCATGGCTGTGCGCCGGTCCCATCAGGCAGCCGAACATCACGCCCACCAGACCGAGCTGGCGCGGGAACAGACCTCCCGGCTGGTCGAGAACGCCATCGAACTGGACATTCTCGGCGCCCTCGGCCGCGAAGCGGCGGTGACGCAATCGATGCTGGAACAGCAGGTTCAGGCCCGCGACATGATCGAGGCACCGTATCGCAATCTCGGCGCCTTCACGGCGACGACCGGCCTTGCCCTGGCGCTGCTGGTCCTCTGGCGCGCAGCGGAGGTCCAATCCGGCATCGCCATGGCAACCGGCGCCGCGCTGGCCCTGATGGCTGCATTCGAATCCACAGGCGCGATGCTGAAAGTTTTCGATGCGCGTGCCCGTTCCAGCGTGGCGGCGGACCGTCTGGCCGCCCGGCTGCAGCCGAGCGAAGCCAGCTGGGATCCTCCGCTGGAGTCCGCCCCTGAACTGGACAGTCTTTTCCCCCTCACCGCAGAAGGCCTGATGGCCCAGGCGGCACAGAATGCACCAATAATTGGCCCACTGAGCTTAACGGTCGAACCGGGTGCATTGCTGCAGCTGATCGGGCCGTCCGGCAGCGGCAAGACGACAATCGCCGAGACATTGATGCACCTCCATCCGGTGTCACCAGGAATGCTGCACTATGGTGGCACGCCGGCAGAAACGGCACGGATTGCCAGCGTTCTGGCGCACATGGCCATCAGCCCGCAATTCCCCGCCTTCCTTCCCGGCACGCTGGCCGACCAGATGCGCCTCGCCGCCCCCGAAGCCTCCGACGGAGACATCTGGAGCGCGCTCCGGACAGCCTGCGCTGACGGGTTTGTCGCCGCACGGCCGAAAGGCCTGAACATTACATTCTATGAAGGCGAACTGCCTTTTTCGGGCGGAGAATTGCGCCGCCTCGGTCTCGCCCGCGCCCTGCTCGCCAATCCGGAAATCCTGATACTGGATGAGCCGTTTGCCGGGCTGGAAGCAGACCTCGCCACAAATCTTGCGGCGCAGCTTGATGCCTGGGCTTCAGAGCCCGGCCGGGCCCTGATCGTACTGGCGCACAAGCCTGTCGATGCGCTGTTCGAACGTGTCACATCCCGACAGATTCGCATCACGGCATGA
- a CDS encoding DUF4145 domain-containing protein → MAVGNSGDTTKYIDYVVFQIPEKIGYVSENWPEAVRESMLDAYEGRSPRAKCQSYRSAVEFGLREAGITAEAGQTLGAILSEAKKKFALSEPLIELCDQIKAFGNWGLHWAETDFAPEDAEAAQEITQSILSYLFEMPARVELAKKRSDEAKAAHHAPKDNP, encoded by the coding sequence GTGGCAGTCGGCAATAGTGGTGATACCACCAAATATATCGATTATGTGGTTTTCCAAATCCCTGAGAAGATTGGCTACGTGTCGGAGAACTGGCCAGAAGCCGTCAGAGAGAGCATGCTGGACGCTTATGAGGGAAGATCTCCTCGCGCCAAATGCCAATCATACCGCTCCGCGGTTGAGTTCGGGCTTCGAGAGGCAGGGATAACTGCTGAAGCAGGGCAGACTTTAGGTGCGATATTGTCAGAAGCAAAAAAGAAATTTGCGTTGTCCGAACCACTGATCGAGCTATGCGATCAGATCAAGGCATTTGGAAATTGGGGACTTCATTGGGCGGAAACAGATTTCGCACCGGAGGACGCAGAAGCAGCGCAAGAAATTACTCAATCAATCCTGAGCTACCTCTTTGAAATGCCCGCGAGAGTGGAGCTCGCGAAAAAGCGAAG
- a CDS encoding PepSY-associated TM helix domain-containing protein, protein MRRIFFWAHFAMGLAAAAFILLMSVTGVLLTYERQMVAAAQNAAVEAPAGAEPLSVDALADAALAAGGAPGNALIIQSNPAHIATLSKGRRDTLLLDPYTGEVLEGAGEGMKAFFGRVMRIHRWLAFTGGRNELGAALNGAANLIFGALLISGVVLWWPRKWKWPLVKTQLFFRRGLPNAKARHYNWHHVLAAWSFVPLFLIIVSGAVFSYSWANKLVYAAFGETPGGQSGGKEVAVVEVPELEGEVLPLDPLVAQATEPFKNWRRVTITLPEPEAATLDLSVDWGNGTQPSKKRSVTVARDGSGFIGAPVGDTSSPALKARRWLRFVHTGEIYGLIGQTLAGLASIAGIVLVYTGISLAIRRLIRMKQTAKG, encoded by the coding sequence ATGCGGCGTATTTTCTTTTGGGCACACTTTGCCATGGGGCTCGCCGCGGCAGCGTTTATCCTGCTGATGTCGGTGACAGGCGTTCTGCTGACCTATGAACGCCAGATGGTGGCTGCCGCACAGAATGCGGCCGTTGAGGCGCCAGCCGGGGCAGAGCCCCTGAGCGTCGATGCCCTGGCAGACGCCGCTCTGGCGGCGGGCGGCGCTCCGGGAAATGCTCTTATAATTCAAAGCAATCCAGCCCATATCGCGACACTTTCCAAAGGCCGGCGGGATACGCTCCTGCTCGATCCGTATACGGGCGAAGTGCTCGAAGGCGCGGGCGAAGGCATGAAAGCCTTTTTCGGTCGCGTGATGAGAATCCATCGCTGGCTGGCGTTCACGGGCGGGCGGAACGAGCTCGGCGCGGCCTTGAATGGGGCAGCGAACCTGATTTTCGGCGCGCTGCTGATCTCCGGCGTTGTGCTCTGGTGGCCGCGCAAATGGAAGTGGCCGCTGGTGAAGACGCAGCTCTTCTTCCGCCGCGGCCTGCCGAATGCTAAAGCGCGCCACTATAACTGGCACCATGTTCTGGCGGCGTGGAGCTTTGTGCCGCTCTTCCTGATCATCGTGTCGGGTGCGGTCTTCTCCTACAGCTGGGCCAACAAGCTGGTCTATGCGGCCTTCGGCGAAACGCCGGGCGGGCAGAGTGGCGGTAAGGAAGTGGCTGTCGTTGAGGTACCGGAACTGGAAGGAGAGGTTCTGCCGCTTGATCCGCTGGTCGCTCAAGCCACTGAGCCCTTCAAGAACTGGCGCCGGGTGACCATTACGCTGCCGGAACCGGAAGCTGCAACGCTGGACCTGTCCGTCGACTGGGGCAATGGCACGCAGCCTTCTAAGAAGCGGAGCGTGACTGTTGCGCGGGATGGTTCCGGCTTCATTGGCGCGCCTGTCGGAGACACGTCCAGCCCGGCGTTGAAGGCCCGGCGCTGGCTGCGCTTCGTGCATACCGGAGAGATCTACGGGCTCATCGGCCAGACACTGGCTGGCCTTGCGTCCATCGCGGGCATCGTACTCGTTTACACCGGCATCTCACTGGCCATTCGCCGTCTGATCCGCATGAAGCAGACCGCAAAAGGCTGA